The Salvelinus alpinus chromosome 28, SLU_Salpinus.1, whole genome shotgun sequence genome includes a window with the following:
- the or90j1 gene encoding odorant receptor 135-1: MTSNFSSPSGRRDFFEEALFKNLTVVLLGLVINYINGTLLYTFFTNVTFHSDSRYILYMQLIINDSIKMSFIVLLLVMSYVCPFLNVSVCIILILIGGNTHKNTPLNLAIMSIERFVAICHPLQHPLICTVSRTYVLIACIWVVGAIPGFIDVIIAFVFKPLSFFSTGRMCYHQNVFDSVHNYNNNYATNILYMCFVWITLIYTYFRVMLSAKAATSDPVSARKARITILLHGVQLLLCMLSYITPVMDTTLIILFPKFRSIILFCNNIITNMLPQLLSPLIYGLRDQKFKKYMKGSLLSMKTNPVVKPN, encoded by the coding sequence ATGACTAGCAACTTCTCCTCCCCCAGCGGGCGAAGAGACTTCTTTGAGGAGGCTTTGTTCAAGAACCTCACAGTGGTTCTGTTAGGCCTTGTTATTAACTATATCAATGGGACCCTGTTGTACACCTTCTTCACCAATGTGACCTTCCACAGCGACTCCAGGTACATCCTGTACATGCAGCTGATCATCAATGACAGCATCAAGATGTCTTTCATTGTGCTCTTGCTTGTCATGTCCTATGTCTGCCCTTTCctaaatgtgtctgtgtgtataattCTGATTCTAATAGGAGGCAACACTCATAAGAACACTCCTCTGAACTTGGCAATCATGTCTATTGAACGCTTTGTAGCCATCTGTCATCCTTTACAGCACCCTCTGATCTGCACAGTGAGTAGGACCTATGTGCTCATCGCCTGTATTTGGGTTGTAGGGGCCATCCCTGGGTTCATAGATGTCATTATCGCCTTTGTCTTTAAGCCTTTGTCATTTTTCTCTACCGGTAGGATGTGCTATCATCAGAATGTCTTTGACTCAGTTCACAATTACAACAACAACTATGCCACCAATATCCTTTACATGTGCTTTGTGTGGATCACATTGATCTACACTTACTTTAGAGTGATGCTTTCAGCCAAAGCTGCAACCTCAGATCCAGTTTCAGCCAGAAAAGCCCGGATTACTATACTACTGCATGGGGTGCAGCTGCTGCTCTGTATGCTGTCCTACATCACTCCTGTCATGGACACTACCCTCATCATCCTCTTCCCCAAGTTCCGCTCCATCATACTGTTCTGCAATAACATCATAACTAACATGTTACCCCAGCTGCTCAGCCCTCTCATCTACGGTCTGAGAGATCAGAAGTTTAAGAAGTACATGAAGGGTTCTCTTCTTTCTATGAAAACCAATCCGGTAGTGAAACCTAACTGA
- the LOC139556931 gene encoding RNA-binding protein 39-like isoform X1, producing the protein MADDFDVEAMLEAPYRKDEIKSSSANGHEERSSKKKKRSHIRSSRSPSSDKCKSKVGKKSQDRKRSKSPEKKRSRSKERRRSASRSREHAGRYRGRRSPFRKRSRSRSPFKKDKSPVRKPIDNLTPEERDTRTVFCMQLAARIKPRDLEDFFSAVGKVRDVRMISDRNSRKSKGIAYIEFLEVNSVPLAIGLTGQRLLGVPIIVQAPQAEKNRAAAMAHNLQKGNAGPMRLYVGSLHFNITEEMLRGVFEPFGRIESIQLMNDSETGRSKGYGFISFADAECAKKAMEQLNGFELAGRPMKVGHVTERTDPSNASSFLDNDELERTGIDLGTTGRLQLMARLAEGTGLQIPPAAQQALQMSGSIHSTQIHFVNMAAGTAPATHSLNLAPSRNQAMNLSTQPLATLCLQLSNMFNPQLENEPGWDVEIQDDVIEECNKHGGIVHIYLDKDSPQGKVYIKCPTIPTAMAAVNALHGRWFAGKMITAAYVPFPTYHNLFPDSLTAAQLLMPVRQ; encoded by the exons ATGGCAGACGACTTTGATGTTGAGGCTATGCTAGAGGCTCCATACAGAAAG GATGAGATAAAGTCCTCTAGTGCTAATGGACACGAAGAGCGCAGTAGTAAGAA GAAAAAGAGGAGCCACATTAGGAGTAGTCGGAGCCCGAGCTCTGACAAGTGCAAGAGCAAAGTTGGGAAGAAGAGCCAGGATCGGAAAAGGAGCAAGAGTCCGGAGAAGAAACGGAGCCGCAGTAAAGAGCGCCGGCGCAGTGCTTCCCGTAGCAGGGAACATGCTGGACGCTACAGAGGACGCCGGAGCCCCTT TCGGAAACGCTCAAGAAGTCGTAGCCCCTTCAAGAAAGACAAGAGTCCAGTAAG GAAACCAATTGACAACCTGACCCCAGAGGAGAGGGATACCCGCACTGTTTTTTGTATGCAGCTGGCAGCCAGAATCAAACCACGAGACCTGGAGGACTTCTTCTCAGCCGTGGGGAAA GTGAGAGACGTGAGGATGATCTCTGACAGAAACTCCAGGAAGTCAAAGGGCATTGCCTACATTGAGTTTCTGGAAGTGAATTCAGTCCCGCTGGCTATTGGCTTAACTGGTCAGAGACTTCTAGGAGTGCCCATCATCGTACAGGCCCCTCAG gctgaGAAGAACAGAGCTGCAGCAATGGCCCACAACCTTCAGAAGGGTAATGCTGGCCCTATGCGGCTGTATGTGGGCTCTCTGCACTTCAACATCACAGAGGAGATGCTGCGAGGTGTCTTCGAGCCTTTCGGAAGG ATTGAGAGCATACAACTGATGAATGACAGTGAAACTGGACGATCCAAAGGATATGGTTTCATCTCA TTTGCAGATGCAGAGTGCGCTAAGAAGGCCATGGAGCAGCTGAATGGCTTTGAGCTGGCCGGACGGCCCATGAAGGTTGGTCACGTGACGGAACGCACCGACCCCTCCAACGCCAGCTCCTTCCTGGACAACGACGAGCTGGAGAGGACAGGCATTGACCTGGGCACCACCGGGCGCCTGCAGCTCATGGCCCGGCTGGCAGAGG GTACTGGTCTTCAGATCCCCCCGGCTGCACAGCAGGCTCTACAGATGAGTGGATCCATCCACTCGACTCAAATCCACTTCGTCAACATGGCAGCTGGTACAG CTCCTGCCACCCATTCACTGAACCTGGCTCCAAGCAGGAACCAAGCCATGAACCTCTCAACGCAGCCACTGGCTACTCTCTGCCTACAGCTGTCCAACATGTTCAACCCACAGTT GGAAAATGAACCCGGCTGGGATGTTGAGATTCAAGATGACGTCATTGAGGAGTGCAACAAACACGGTGGAATTGTCCACATATACCTCGACAAGGACTCCCCTCAG GGCAAAGTGTACATAAAATGCCCCACAATCCCAACAGCAATGGCTGCAGTGAATGCGCTACATGGGCGGTGGTTTGCAG gtAAAATGATCACTGCAGCGTACGTACCTTTCCCGACCTACCATAACCTTTTCCCTGATTCGTTAACGGCAGCCCAGTTATTGATGCCTGTGCGGCAATGA
- the LOC139556931 gene encoding RNA-binding protein 39-like isoform X2, whose amino-acid sequence MADDFDVEAMLEAPYRKDEIKSSSANGHEERSSKKKKRSHIRSSRSPSSDKCKSKVGKKSQDRKRSKSPEKKRSRSKERRRSASRSREHAGRYRGRRSPLKPIDNLTPEERDTRTVFCMQLAARIKPRDLEDFFSAVGKVRDVRMISDRNSRKSKGIAYIEFLEVNSVPLAIGLTGQRLLGVPIIVQAPQAEKNRAAAMAHNLQKGNAGPMRLYVGSLHFNITEEMLRGVFEPFGRIESIQLMNDSETGRSKGYGFISFADAECAKKAMEQLNGFELAGRPMKVGHVTERTDPSNASSFLDNDELERTGIDLGTTGRLQLMARLAEGTGLQIPPAAQQALQMSGSIHSTQIHFVNMAAGTAPATHSLNLAPSRNQAMNLSTQPLATLCLQLSNMFNPQLENEPGWDVEIQDDVIEECNKHGGIVHIYLDKDSPQGKVYIKCPTIPTAMAAVNALHGRWFAGKMITAAYVPFPTYHNLFPDSLTAAQLLMPVRQ is encoded by the exons ATGGCAGACGACTTTGATGTTGAGGCTATGCTAGAGGCTCCATACAGAAAG GATGAGATAAAGTCCTCTAGTGCTAATGGACACGAAGAGCGCAGTAGTAAGAA GAAAAAGAGGAGCCACATTAGGAGTAGTCGGAGCCCGAGCTCTGACAAGTGCAAGAGCAAAGTTGGGAAGAAGAGCCAGGATCGGAAAAGGAGCAAGAGTCCGGAGAAGAAACGGAGCCGCAGTAAAGAGCGCCGGCGCAGTGCTTCCCGTAGCAGGGAACATGCTGGACGCTACAGAGGACGCCGGAGCCCCTT GAAACCAATTGACAACCTGACCCCAGAGGAGAGGGATACCCGCACTGTTTTTTGTATGCAGCTGGCAGCCAGAATCAAACCACGAGACCTGGAGGACTTCTTCTCAGCCGTGGGGAAA GTGAGAGACGTGAGGATGATCTCTGACAGAAACTCCAGGAAGTCAAAGGGCATTGCCTACATTGAGTTTCTGGAAGTGAATTCAGTCCCGCTGGCTATTGGCTTAACTGGTCAGAGACTTCTAGGAGTGCCCATCATCGTACAGGCCCCTCAG gctgaGAAGAACAGAGCTGCAGCAATGGCCCACAACCTTCAGAAGGGTAATGCTGGCCCTATGCGGCTGTATGTGGGCTCTCTGCACTTCAACATCACAGAGGAGATGCTGCGAGGTGTCTTCGAGCCTTTCGGAAGG ATTGAGAGCATACAACTGATGAATGACAGTGAAACTGGACGATCCAAAGGATATGGTTTCATCTCA TTTGCAGATGCAGAGTGCGCTAAGAAGGCCATGGAGCAGCTGAATGGCTTTGAGCTGGCCGGACGGCCCATGAAGGTTGGTCACGTGACGGAACGCACCGACCCCTCCAACGCCAGCTCCTTCCTGGACAACGACGAGCTGGAGAGGACAGGCATTGACCTGGGCACCACCGGGCGCCTGCAGCTCATGGCCCGGCTGGCAGAGG GTACTGGTCTTCAGATCCCCCCGGCTGCACAGCAGGCTCTACAGATGAGTGGATCCATCCACTCGACTCAAATCCACTTCGTCAACATGGCAGCTGGTACAG CTCCTGCCACCCATTCACTGAACCTGGCTCCAAGCAGGAACCAAGCCATGAACCTCTCAACGCAGCCACTGGCTACTCTCTGCCTACAGCTGTCCAACATGTTCAACCCACAGTT GGAAAATGAACCCGGCTGGGATGTTGAGATTCAAGATGACGTCATTGAGGAGTGCAACAAACACGGTGGAATTGTCCACATATACCTCGACAAGGACTCCCCTCAG GGCAAAGTGTACATAAAATGCCCCACAATCCCAACAGCAATGGCTGCAGTGAATGCGCTACATGGGCGGTGGTTTGCAG gtAAAATGATCACTGCAGCGTACGTACCTTTCCCGACCTACCATAACCTTTTCCCTGATTCGTTAACGGCAGCCCAGTTATTGATGCCTGTGCGGCAATGA